A genomic window from Glycine soja cultivar W05 chromosome 10, ASM419377v2, whole genome shotgun sequence includes:
- the LOC114370252 gene encoding lysine-specific demethylase JMJ25-like, which translates to MQGEINIHQFFTGYTNGRRDWLAWPQILKLKDWPPSNLFEEQLPRHCAEFISSLPFKEYTDPHKGSLNLAVKLPNGSLKPDLGPKTYIAYGFLQELGRGDSVTKLHCDMSDAVNVLTHIAEVKLDSDQLTVIEKLKQKHLEQEKRELLGDDQDGETNVDMLNNSSSTINALDRQSSVEVMEQEGGLCDGKEVDQFHQPSSSNEVAIANEDGISYGSELIEVDKVKINQGDLLFGGMLQMVLSGIFFGDRMSLSCRNI; encoded by the exons ATGCAGGGGGAAATTAATATCCACCAATTTTTTACTGGCTATACAAATGGTCGTAGGGATTGGCTTGCTTGGCCACagatattgaaattaaaagattGGCCTCCTTCTAATTTATTTGAGGAACAATTGCCTCGTCATTGTGCTGAGTTCATATCTTCCTTACCCTTCAAGGAATATACTGATCCTCACAAAGGTTCTCTTAACCTTGCTGTGAAGTTGCCTAATGGTTCTCTAAAGCCAGACCTGGGGCCAAAAACATATATTGCTTATGGATTTCTTCAGGAGCTTGGACGTGGTGATTCAGTGACTAAGCTCCATTGTGATATGTCTGATGCA GTAAATGTGTTGACTCATATTGCTGAAGTGAAACTGGATTCTGATCAACTTACTGTCATTGAGAAGTTGAAGCAAAAGCATCTCGAGCAAGAGAAAAGGGAGCTACTTGGTGATGATCAGGATGGAGAAACTAATGTTGACATGCTTAATAATTCATCTTCTACAATAAATGCTTTGGACAGGCAAAGTAGTGTTGAAGTCATGGAACAAGAAGGTGGATTATGTGATGGGAAAGAAGTTGATCAGTTTCATCAACCGTCTAGTAGTAATGAGGTTGCCATTGCTAATGAGGATGGTATTTCATATGGATCAGAGCTCATAGAGGTTgacaaagtaaaaataaatcaaggtGATTTGTTGTTTGGGGGGATGCTTCAGATGGTGCTCTCTGGGATATTTTTTGGAGACAGGATGTCCCTAAGTTGCAGGAATATCTGA
- the LOC114371907 gene encoding DNA-binding protein SMUBP-2-like, with product METALTCFFCGRLPPATASEHFRCNNASPSRHVHFSLPPSFVIGTHRLIRNATNTNETKVVSSTNVKSRRRRRRSGFVDKTCQTREVEEGILHQNGDPIGKKDLGKSVIRWIRDSMRAMASDLAAAELEGGEGEFELWELMGPGLTFIMLAQPYLNAVPMPIGLEGLCLKACTHYPTLFDHFQRELRQVLRDLQQSNSFIQDWRDTKSWKLLKDLANSAQHRAVVRKITQPKSVQGVLGMDFEKVKALQHRIDEFTTHMSELLRIERDAELEFTQEELDAVPKPDDTSDSSKTIDFLVSHSQPQQELCDTICNLNAISTSTGLGGMHLVLFKVEGNHRLPPTTLSPGDMVCVRTYDSMGAITTSCIQGFVNSFGDDGYSITVALESRHGDPTFSKLFGKSVRIDRIQGLADTLTYERNCEALMLLQKNGLRKKNPSISVVATLFGDGEDVAWLEKNHLADWAEEKLDGRLGNETFDDSQWRAIAMGLNKKRPVLVIQGPPGTGKTGLLKQLIACAVQQGERVLVTAPTNAAVDNMVEKLSNVGLNIVRVGNPARISKTVGSKSLEEIVNAKLASFREEYERKKSDLRKDLRHCLRDDSLASGIRQLLKQLGRSLKKKEKQTVIEVLSSAQVVVATNTGAADPLVRRLDTFDLVVIDEAGQAIEPSCWIPILQGKRCILAGDQCQLAPVILSRKALEVGLGISLLERAATLHEGILTTRLTTQYRMNDAIASWASKEMYGGLLKSSETVFSHLLVDSPFVKPTWITQCPLLLLDTRMPYGSLSVGCEEHLDPAGTGSLYNEGEAEIVLQHVFSLIYAGVSPTAIAVQSPYVAQVQLLRDKLDEFPEAAGTEVATIDSFQGREADAVILSMVRSNTLGAVGFLGDSRRINVAITRARKHLALVCDSSTICHNTFLARLLRHIRHFGRVKHAEPGSFGGYGLGMNPILPSIN from the exons ATGGAAACAGCGCTCACTTGCTTCTTCTGTGGTAGACTCCCACCTGCAACTGCAAGTGAGCACTTTCGTTGTAATAATGCCTCCCCCTCTAGACACGTGCATTTCTCTTTGCCTCCTTCATTTGTTATTGGAACCCATAGGCTAATTCGAAACGCCACTAACACCAATGAAACTAAGGTGGTTTCCAGTACTAATGTCAAAagtagaagaaggagaagaagaagtggCTTTGTTGACAAAACTTGTCAAACTCGGGAGGTGGAGGAGGGTATTCTTCATCAGAACGGAGACCCTATTGGGAAGAAGGATCTCGGGAAGAGTGTGATAAGGTGGATTCGTGATAGCATGAGGGCCATGGCGTCTGATTTAGCTGCGGCAGAGTTAGAGGGAGGAGAGGGAGAGTTTGAGTTGTGGGAGCTCATGGGACCTGGTCTCACTTTTATTATGCTGGCACAGCCATATCTCAATGCTGTTCCTATGCCCATTGGCCTTGAGGGTCTCTGCTTGAAGGCCTGCACGCACTATCCCACTCTTTTCGACCATTTTCAGAGAGAGCTTCGCCAAGTTCTCCGAGACCTGCAGCAGAGTAACTCCTTCATTCAGGACTGGCGTGACACCAAGTCTTGGAAACTACTTAAGGACCTCGCCAATTCAG CTCAGCATAGGGCGGTTGTGAGAAAGATAACGCAACCCAAGAGTGTCCAAGGCGTTTTAGGAATGGACTTCGAAAAGGTCAAAGCATTACAGCACAGGATTGACGAATTCACCACCCATATGTCAGAACTACTCCGTATTGAAAGGGATGCTGAGTTGGAGTTTACTCAGGAGGAATTGGATGCTGTTCCTAAACCAGATGATACTTCTGATTCTTCAAAAACGATTGATTTCTTGGTTAGCCATAGCCAGCCTCAACAAGAACTCTGCGACACCATTTGTAATTTAAACGCTATCAGTACCTCTACAG GACTTGGGGGAATGCATTTGGTGTTATTCAAGGTTGAAGGGAACCACCGGTTACCACCAACCACTCTTTCACCTGGAGACATGGTTTGTGTGAGAACATATGACAGCATGGGTGCAATTACAACTTCTTGCATACAAGGATTTGTGAACAGTTTTGGGGATGATGGCTATAGTATTACAGTTGCTTTAGAGTCACGCCATGGTGATCCTACATTCTCTAAACTATTTGGGAAGAGTGTGCGCATTGACCGTATTCAAGGACTGGCTGATACACTTACTTATGAG CGCAACTGTGAAGCTTTAATGCTGCTTCAGAAGAATGGTTTACGAAAGAAGAATCCTTCAATTTCTGTTGTTGCTACACTGTTTGGAGATGGGGAAGATGTTGCATGGCTTGAGAAAAATCATTTGGCTGACTGGGCAGAAGAAAAATTGGATGGAAGATTAGGAAATGAAACCTTTGATGATTCTCAGTGGAGAGCAATTGCAATGGGTTTGAATAAAAAGAGGCCTGTATTGGTTATCCAAGGCCCTCCTGGTACAGGCAAGACTGGTTTGCTCAAGCAACTTATAGCATGTGCTGTTCAGCAAGGTGAAAGGGTTCTTGTTACAGCACCTACTAATGCAGCTGTTGATAACATGGTAGAAAAGCTTTCAAATGTTGGATTAAATATAGTGCGGGTTGGAAATCCAGCTCGTATATCAAAAACAGTGGGATCAAAGTCTTTGGAAGAAATTGTAAATGCTAAGCTTGCAAGTTTTCGAGAAGAGTATGAGAGGAAGAAGTCAGATCTAAGAAAAGATCTAAGACATTGTTTAAGGGATGATTCACTAGCTTCAGGCATACGCCAACTTCTGAAGCAACTGGGAAGGTCactgaagaaaaaggaaaagcagACCGTAATTGAAGTTCTGTCTAGTGCTCAAGTTGTGGTTGCCACTAATACTGGAGCAGCTGACCCTTTGGTTCGAAGGCTAGATACCTTTGATTTGGTTGTCATAGATGAAGCGGGACAGGCAATTGAACCCTCTTGCTGGATTCCTATATTGCAGGGAAAGCGCTGCATTCTTGCTGGTGATCAATGCCAACTTGCTCCTGTCATATTATCTAGAAAGGCCTTAGAAGTTGGTCTAGGAATATCTCTACTGGAGAGAGCTGCAACTTTGCATGAAGGGATTCTCACCACTAGGTTAACAACACAATACCGTATGAATGATGCAATTGCTAGTTGGGCTTCAAAGGAGATGTACGGAGGATTATTGAAGTCCTCTGAGACTGTCTTTTCTCATCTTCTAGTAGACTCTCCTTTTGTTAAG CCTACTTGGATAACACAATGCCCGCTGCTATTGCTAGATACTAGAATGCCATATGGAAGTCTGTCAGTTGGTTGTGAAGAGCATCTAGACCCGGCTGGAACAGGCTCACTTTATAATGAAGGAGAAGCTGAGATAGTTTTGCAGCATGTATTTTCCTTAATCTATGCCG GTGTTAGCCCAACAGCTATTGCAGTGCAATCCCCTTATGTTGCTCAAGTACAACTTTTGAGGGACAAGCTTGATGAATTTCCAGAAGCAGCAGGTACTGAGGTTGCAACCATTGACAGTTTTCAAGGTCGGGAAGCTGATGCAGTAATTTTATCCATG gtACGATCAAACACATTGGGAGCTGTTGGATTCCTTGGGGATAGCAGAAGAATCAATGTTGCCATCACAAGAGCACGCAAACATTTAGCTTTGGTCTGTGACAGCTCGACTATATGCCACAATACCTTCTTAGCAAGGCTTCTGCGTCATATTAGACACTTTGGTAGGGTGAAGCATGCAGAACCAGGTAGTTTTGGAGGATATGGACTTGGGATGAATCCAATATTACCTTCCATTAATTAG
- the LOC114372437 gene encoding benzyl alcohol O-benzoyltransferase-like, producing the protein MDTSLVFTVRRREPELIAPAKPTPREVKLLSDIDDQDGLRFQIPVIQIYRHDPSMAGKDPVEVIRKALAKTLVFYYPFAGRLREGRDRKLMVDCTGELGVLFIEADADVTLKHFGDALQPPFPCWEELLYDVPGSQGVLNTPLLLIQVTRLKCGGFILTLRLNHTMSDAAGLVQFMSALGEIARGRHEPSVPPLWRRELLNARDPPRVTCTHREYEQVPDTKGTIIPLDDMAHRSFFFGPSEVSAIRRLIPRADQCSSSNFEVLTACLWRCRTIALQPDKDEEVRILCIVNARAKFDPPLPSGYYGNAFAFPAAVTTAGKLCENPLGYAVELVRKAKADVTEEYMHSVANLMVAKGRPHFTVVRSYVVSDVTRAGFGNVEFGWGKAVYGGPAKGGVGAIPGVASFYIPFKNAKGEEGLVIPVCLPSEAMERFQKELNSVVNNHIVQPSIIVSSL; encoded by the exons ATGGACACATCATTGGTGTTTACCGTGAGGAGGCGTGAGCCAGAGCTGATAGCTCCGGCGAAACCCACCCCTCGCGAAGTGAAGCTACTATCCGACATAGATGACCAAGATGGGTTACGGTTCCAAATTCCGGTGATACAGATCTATCGCCACGACCCATCCATGGCAGGGAAAGACCCTGTTGAGGTTATCAGAAAGGCTTTGGCCAAAACGCTTGTGTTCTACTATCCTTTTGCTGGTAGGCTCAGGGAAGGACGTGATCGGAAACTGATGGTGGATTGTACTGGGGAATTAGGTGTTTTGTTCATTGAGGCTGATGCAGATGTCACTCTTAAGCATTTTGGTGATGCTCTTCAACCTCCTTTCCCATGCTGGGAGGAACTCCTTTATGATGTTCCTGGTTCCCAAGGAGTTCTTAACACTCCCCTCCTGCTTATACAG GTAACGCGGCTCAAGTGCGGGGGTTTCATATTGACTCTCCGGCTGAACCACACGATGAGCGACGCAGCCGGTCTGGTCCAATTCATGAGCGCGCTGGGCGAAATAGCTCGCGGGAGGCACGAGCCATCGGTCCCACCACTGTGGCGCAGAGAGCTCCTGAACGCGCGGGACCCACCAAGAGTCACGTGCACCCACCGCGAATACGAACAAGTCCCCGACACCAAAGGCACCATCATCCCCTTAGACGACATGGCCCATCGCTCTTTCTTCTTCGGCCCCAGCGAGGTGTCCGCCATCCGCCGCCTCATCCCACGCGCCGATCAATGCTCCTCCTCCAACTTCGAGGTTCTCACCGCATGCCTTTGGCGCTGCCGCACCATAGCGCTGCAGCCAGACAAAGACGAGGAGGTTCGCATCCTCTGCATAGTCAACGCGCGCGCCAAGTTTGACCCACCTTTACCAAGTGGTTACTACGGCAACGCTTTTGCGTTCCCCGCTGCGGTCACCACTGCAGGGAAGCTGTGCGAGAATCCTTTGGGATACGCTGTCGAGTTGGTGAGAAAAGCGAAAGCGGACGTGACTGAGGAATACATGCACTCGGTGGCGAATTTAATGGTGGCCAAGGGACGGCCTCACTTCACTGTTGTGAGATCCTATGTTGTGTCAGATGTGACTCGTGCTGGGTTTGGAAACGTTGAGTTTGGGTGGGGGAAGGCTGTTTATGGAGGACCCGCCAAGGGAGGGGTTGGAGCCATACCTGGTGTTGCTAGCTTTTACATACCTTTCAAGAATGCTAAAGGAGAGGAAGGGTTGGTTATACCGGTTTGTTTGCCGTCTGAGGCCATGGAGAGGTTTCAGAAGGAGTTGAACAGTGTGGTTAACAACCACATCGTCCAACCTAGCATCATTGtttcttccttgtag